The DNA sequence gtaactactactacaggtaactactactactacaggtaactactactacaggtgactactactacaggtaactactactacaggtaactactactacaggtgactactactactacaggtaactactactacaggactaactactactacaggtaactactactacaggtgactactactacaggtgactactactacaggtgactactactacaggtgactactactacaggtgactactactacaggtgactactactacaggtaactaCTACTACAGGTGACTACTACTACAGGTGACTACTACTACAGGTGACTACTACTACAGGTGACTACTACTACAGGTGACTACTACTACAGGTGACTACTACTACATGTGactactactacaggtaactactactacaggtgactactactacaggtgactactactacaggtaactactactactacaggtaactactactacaggtgactactactacaggtaactactactacaggtaactactactacaggtaactactactacaggtaactactactacaggtgactactactacaggtgactactactacaggtaactactactacaggtaactactactacaggtaactactactacaggtgactactactactggtaactactactacaggtaactactactacaactggtAACTACTACTACAGGCAACTACTACTACAGGCGACTACTACTACAGGTGACTACTACTACAGGTGACTACTACTACAGGTGACTACTACTACAGGTGactactactacaggtaactactactactacaggtaactaCTACTACAGGCCACTACTACTACAGgcaactactactacaggtaactcacacacgcacacactacgATGATCATTGCCCCTCCCCTTTAGGTGTCATGTGTGCGGTTTCGAGCTGGAGGGGTGGAGCCTGTTCCTTGGTCACATGACGGAGCACAGCGAATGGGAGCGCGATGCGTTCACCCTCCGCTGCAGTGTGTGTGATCACTCCACCAGTGAGGAGCGGGCCATGAGGGCTCACGCCAGCTCTCACACACTTGGAGAGGCAGCGAGCCAAGACTACCTACAGACACACCTGTTGGGAGGCCACACCCCCAAAGACTTACCTGATGGAAGAGACAGCCCACAATCTGGAGAGCTCAGGTGGGGGTTaaccactaactaactaactaactaactaactgactgactaactaactaactacatgtTAACGAACTAACTAACTGAAAGactgactaactaactactgGTTAACTAACCAATTAattaactaactgactaactaactaactactggtTAACTAAgtaactaaccaactaactaactaactggctgactgactactggttaactaactaactggctgactgactactgGTTAACTAACTAGCAAACTGACTGATAACTGACTGACTACtgattaataatatatataataataataatataatataattaacAAACAAactaactagctgactgactacTAACTAACTTAGTAactatctgactgactggctgagtgtTACTGCTTTACCTTACTGCTTTCTCCTCTATCCTAACCATttactacctctcctctcctctcctcctctctccactcctctcctcctctctccactactctcctctcctcctctcctctcctcctctcctctcctctcctctcctctcctcctctctgctctcctctcctcctctcctcctctcctcctctctcctctcctctcctctctccactcctcctctctccactactctccgctcctcctctctccactcctctccactcctcctctcccctctcctcctctctccactactctcctcctctcttctctactcctcctcctctccactcctcctctctccactactctcctctcctcctctctccactactctcctctcctcctctctccactcctctcctctcctcctctctcaactcctcctctctccactcctcctctctccactactctcctctcctcctctctccactcctctccactcgctcctctctcctctcctcctctccactcctctccactcctcctctctcctctcctcctctctccactcctctcctctcctcctctcttctctactcctcctgctctccactcctcctctcctctccctctcctctctcctcctcctctctccctctccctctcctctcctctcctctcctctcctctcctctcctctccctctctcctcctctcctctcctcctctctctctctctctactcctcctgctctccactcctcctctcccctctcctctcctctcctctcctctcctccctcctctcctctcctcctccctctcctctctctcctcctcctctcctctcctctcctctcctctcctctcctctcctctcctctcctctcctctcctctcctctcctccctctcctctcctctcctctcctctcctcctctctcctctcctcctctctcctctcctcctctctccactcctctcctctcctctcctcatcacgTGTTCCTCTGGTTGCCAGTCaacctcttctctttcttccctccttccGTCTCAGACTTCCTGTTTTGTGGGTTTGGAGTAGAGTACACTGATGTTGTGGTGTAGGtcgtctagtgtgtgtgtgtgtgtgtgtgtgtttctgtgtgtgttagggcccgtgtgtgtgtgtgtgttagggcccgtgtttctgtgtatgtttctgtgtgtgttaggccccgtgtgtgtgtgtgtgtgtgtgtgtgtgtgtgtgtgtgtgtgtgtgtgtgtgtgtgtgtgtgtgtgtgtgtgtgtgtgtgtgtgtgtgtgtgtgtgtgtgtgtgtgtgttagggcctgtgtttctgtgtatgtttctgtgtgtgttaggtgtgtgtgtgtgtgtgtgtgtgtgtgtgtgtgtgtgtgtgtgtgtgtgtgtgtgtgtgtgtgtgtgtgtgttgtgtgtgtgtgtgttagggcctgtgtgtgtgtgtgtcttagagcctgttttgtgtgtgtgtgttagggcctgtgtgtgtgttagagcctgtgtgtgtgtgttagggcctgtgtgtgtgtgttagggcctgtgtgtgtgtgtgtgtgtgtgtgtgtgttatggcgcgtgtgtgtgtgttagggcgcgtgtgtgtgtgtgtgtgttagggcctgtgtgtgtgtgtgtgtgtgtgtgtgtgttagggcctgtgtgtgtgtgtgtgtgttagggcctgtgtgtgtgtgtgttagggcctgtgtgtgtgtgtgttagggcccatgtgtgtgtgtgtgttagagcccctgtgtgtgtgttagggcccgtgtgtgtgtgttagggcccgtgtgtgtgtgtgtgtgtgtgttagagcctgtgtgtgtgtgttagagcctgtgtgtgtgtgttagggcctgtgtgtgtgttagggcccgtgtgtgtgtgttagggcccgtgtgtgtgtgtgtgttagagcgtgtgtgtgtgtgttagggcccgtgtgtgtgtgttagggcccgtgtgtgtgtgtgttagggcctgtgtgtgtgagtgtgtgtgttagagcctgtgtgtgtgtgtgttggggcctgtgtgtgtgttagggccgtgtgtgtgtgtgtgtgtgtgtgttagggcctgtgtgtgtgcctgtgtgtgtgtgttagggcctgtgtgtgtgtgtgtgtgttcgggcctgtgtgtgtgtgtgtgtgtgtgtgtgtgtgtgtgtgtgtgtgtgtgtgtgtgtgtgtgtgtgtgtgtgtgtgtgtgtgtgtgtgtgtgtgtgtgtgtgtgtgtgttagggcctgtgtgtgtgttagggcctgtgtgtgtgtgggtgtgtgtgtgtgtgtgtgtgtgtgtgtgtgtgtgtgtgtgtgtgtgtgtgtgtgtgtgtgtgtgtgtgtgtgtgtgtgtgtgtattagggcctgtgtgtgtgtgtgtgtgtgttagtgcctgtgtgtgtgtgtgtgtgttagagcctgtgtgtgtgtgtgttagggcctgtgtgtgtgttagggcctgtgtgtgtgttgggcctgtgtgtgtgtgttgggcctgtgtgtgtgtgtgtgtgttagggcctgtgtgtgtgtgtgtgttagggcccctgtgtgtgtgtgtgttagggcctgtgtgtgtgtgttagggcctgtgtgtgtgtgtgtgtgtgtgtgtgtgtgtgtgtgtgtgtgtgtgtgtgtgtgtgtgtgtgtgtgtgtgtgtgtgtgtgtgtgtgtgtgtgtgtgtgtgtgtttgggcctgtgtgtgtgtgtttgggcctgtgtgtgtgtgttgggcccctgtgtgtgtgtgttagggcctgtgtgtgtgtgtgtgtgtgtgtgtgtgtgtgtgtgtgtgtgtgtgtgtgtgtgttagggcctgtgtgtgtgtgtgtgtgtgttagggcctgtgtgtgtgttagggcctgtgtgtgttagggtgtgtgtgtgtgtgtgtgtgtgtgtgtgtgtgtgtgtgtgtgtgtgtgtgtgtgtgtgtgtgtgtgtgtgtgtgtgtgtgtgtgtgtgtgtgtgtgtgtgtgtgtgtgtgtgtgtgtgtgtgtgtgtgtgtgttagggcctgtgtgtgtgtgtgtgtgtgtgtgtgttagggcctgtgtgtgttagggcctgtgtgtgttagggcctgtgtgtgtgtgtgtgtgtgtgtgtgtgtgtgtgtgtgtgtgtgtgtgtgtgtgtgtgtgtgtgtgtgtgtgtgtgtgtgtgtgtgtgtgtgtgttagtgcctgtgtgtgttagggcctgtgtgtgtgtgtgtgccttctaTCTGAGGTAGTGGTTCTGTTCTGCAGGGTGTATGAAGGGCTGTGGGCCACAGTACTGATGGGAGGGGCTATTTAAATGTAAGTGACATCATCATCCTATCTTTTTCATCAcagtcactcctctcctccctctgctctcctctcctccctctcctctcctctcctccctctgctctcctccctctgctctcctctcctccctctgctctcctccctctgctctcctctcctctcctcccttccctctgccctcctcccctccctctgctctcctcccttccctctcctctcctcccttccctctgccctcctcccctccctctgatctcctctctctcctctcctcttctccctctgctctcctctcctccctctgctctcctctcctccctctgctctcctctcctctcttctcctccctctcctccctccctccctccctctcctctcctctcctctcctctcctctcctctcctctcctctgctctgctctgctctgctctcctctcctctcctccctctcctctgctctcctctcctctcctccctctcctccctctcctctcctctcatctcctctcctccctctcctctcctctcctctgctctcctccctctgctctcctctcctccctctgctctcctcccttccctctcatctcctccctctgctctcctctcctcccttccctctgccctcctcccctcctctgctctctcccctccctctgatctcctcctctcctctcctctcctccctctgctctcctctcctccctctgctctcctctcctccctctcctccctccctccctctccctccctccccctccctccctctccctccctcctctcctcccctccctctcctctcctcctcctccctctcctctcctcctctcccctctcctctccctctcctctcctctcctctcctctcctctcctctcctctcctctcctccctctgctctcctctcctccctctactctctcctctcctctcctccctctcctctcctctcctctcctcctctcctctcctctcctctcctctcctctcctctgctctcctcccttccctcccctccctctgatctcctctctctcctctcctctcctccctctgtagtaGGTTAGCTGTTCTCgctaacctctctccctccctctgtagtaGGTTAGCtgttctctctgacctctctccctccctctgtagtaGGTTAGCtgttctctctaacctctctccctccctctgtagtaGGTTAGCtgttctctctaacctctctccctccctctgtagtaGGTTAGCtgttctctctaacctctctccctccctctgtaataGGTTAGCTGTTCTCgctaacctctctccctccctatgtAGTAGGTTAGCTGTTCTCTcaaacctctctccctccctctgtagtaGGTTAGCtgttctctctaacctctctccctccctctgtagtaGGTTAGCtgttctctctgacctctctccctccctctgtagtaGGTTAGCTgatctctctaacctctctccctccctctgtagtaGGTTAGCtgttctctctaacctctctccctccctctgtagtaGGTTAGCtgttctctctgacctctctccctccctctgtagtaGGTTAGCtgttctctctaacctctctccccctctgtagtAGGTTAGCtgttctctctgacctctctccctccctctgtagtaGGTTAGCtgttctctctaacctctctccctccctctgtagtaGGTTAGCtgttctctctaacctctctccctccctctgtagtaGGTTAGCtgttctctctgacctctctccctccctctgtagtaGGTTAGCtgttctctctgacctctctccctccctctgtagtaGGTTAGCtgttctctctaacctctctccctccctctgtagtaGGTTAGCtgttctctctaacctctctccctccctctgtagtaGGTTAGCtgttctctctgacctctctccctccctctgtagtaGGTTAGCtgttctctctaacctctctccctccctctgtagtaGGTTAGCtgttctctctaacctctctccctccctctgtagtaGGTTAGCTGTTCTCgctaacctctctccctccctctgtagtaGGTTAGCtgttctctctaacctctctccctccctctgtagtaGGTTAGCtgttctctctaacctctctccctccctctgcagtTTATTAATACAAACTGTGACTACttgtgtttgtctttgtgtgtgtctttgtgtgtgtgtgttaatgtgtgttctCTTACCTTGTTTTTTTGAACCCCAGGTGCCCTCTCTGTTCGTTCTCCACCAGTCggcctgtctccatggtaacacaCATGCGCTCGTCCCACTCAACGACGGATCAGCACCGTTGCCGCATCTGCCAAAGGTCGTTTTCACGGCAACCGGAGCTCCAGGCCCACGTCAGGTGTCATCGTCAGGGCAACCAGTACCGCTGCGAGAGGTGTGGCCACCTGGCCCGAACAGCCAATAAGCTGATAGAACACGTGCGTGTGCACACGGGGGAGCGACCTTTCACCTGCGACCTCTGCCCTTACAGCGCCAAACGCCGAGACAGCCTCCGTCTGCACTGCCGACTCAAACACCCCgaacacacaccctcacacggacacacacacacacccttacacggacacacacacacaccctcacacggacacacacacacaccctcacatggacacacacacacaccctcacacggacacacacacacaccctcctggtTTAGGGGGTCAGACCTTTTTCTCGTCCCCCTCACCACCCTGCTCTCCCTCAGGCCCCTCTCTAGCCCCagaccctcctctccctcccgctcttcctctccttcacccaaacTCTCTTTCCTAGCCTACCTAGGTCTGACAGAGCCAACCTAatcaacctccctcctcctctacccctcttctcctcgctacctgcctcctcctctacccctcttctcctcactacctgcctcctcctctacccctcttctcctcgctacctgcctcctcctctacccctcttctcctcgctacctgcctcctcctctacccctcttctcctcgctacctgcctccctctacccctcttctcctcgctacctgcctcctcctctacccctcttctcctcgctacctgcctcctcctctacccctcttctcctcgctacctgcctcctcctctaccccttttctcttcttcttctctacctttcttctcttcatctctacctctcttctcttcatctctacctctcttctcctccctcctctacccctttctcctcttcatctctacctctcttctcctcctcctctcccaacaGTCACACAGGGCTCATGTAATATGTCCTCAGGACGATAAAGACTGAACTAAAAGCAGGATGTCAAAACTAAAACAACAAGGTCtaatattgtgtatatatatagtatcttCTATCCTCCTATTCTGAACAGTCACatattgtgtatatatgtaatatgTCCTCATATATAAATTACTGAACATAAAAGCAGGATGTCAAAACTAAAACAACAAGAACATAGtaatattgtgtatatatatatatatatatatatatatatatatatactattactGAACATAGtaatattgtgtatatatatatatatatatatatatatatatatactattactGAACATAGTAATATTGTGTGtaatattgtgtgtatatatatatatatactattactGAACATAGtaatattgtgtgtatatatatatatatatactattactGAACATAGtaatattgtgtatatatatatatatatatatataccattactgaacATAGtaatattgtgtatatatatatatatatataccattactgaacATAGtaatattgtgtatatatatatatatacactattaCTGAACATAGTAAATAAGGCTGTGCACCCCTGCACTAGAGTTATATATTACAACTTCCTCTATGCTTCGCAAACATTATTGTGGTTTTTATAAGGcatccccaaatggcaccctttatagtgcactacttttagccaAGGCTCATAGGGcgctggtccaaagtagtgcactgcatagggaatagggcgccattttgggacacatcctttTATTACATGTATAAATGTCTGCCTTGTCCGTTGGTATATCCAAACTCTACTGGCTCTTGATTGGCTTATAGATTGTTGTTTTTTATGTATAATGACACCGTAGACTAGAATATGCTATAATATATATGAATATACTTCTTCATTCTTCTTTTGGCATCCGGTCAGAATGTTCGTTTTCTCTAAATGTTTTTTTATACAGTGTTTCATTATccttatatttaaaaaatggctAAACAGGGTCCGCTGTTTGGAATAAGGCTACAGTTTGTCAGCCAGCTCTCAATGTCTTCAAATAATGTATCATTAAAATAATTAAATACAAATGAAATACAGTTTTGTTTAATTGCAACGTTTGTCTCACATGACGCACACTGTTTGATCGTCCTCCACGGGACATTCGTGTCCTGAGGGAATGGcgtctaaaacaattgcaaaatctttaggtgttacaggcaCCTTGTAAAGTGAAACGAATtccttataactgagtaaaagatcctctgcatttaccagttggctcaccaataggatattatttcggaaccaatattctaaaaacagagaggtatttttatacaatatatctcTCTTCCGCCCGTGGTCCAAACATTCTATTAGGATGACGTCGATGTCTCCGCGGTGATGACGTCGATGTCTCCGCGGTGATGACGTCGATGTCTCCGCGGTGATGACGTCGATGTCTCCGCGGTGATGACGTCGATGTCTCCGCGGTGATGACGTCGATGTCTCCGCGGTGATGACGTCGATGTCTCCACGGTGATGACGTCGATGTCTCCACGGTGATGACGTCGATGTCTCCGCGGTGATGACGTCGATGTCTCCGCGGTGATGACGTCGATGTCTCCACGGTGATGACGTCGATGTCTCCACGGTGATGACGTCGATGTCTCCACGGTGATGACGTCGATGTCTCCACGGTGATGACGTCGATGTCTCCACGGTGATGACGTCGATGTCTCCACGGTGATGACGTCGATGTCTCCATGGTGATGACGTCGATGTCTCCATGGTGATGACGTCGATGTCTCCGCGGTGATGACGTCGATGTCTCCGCGGTGATGACGTCGATGTCTCCACGGTGATGACGTCGATGTCTCCGCGGTGATGACGTCGATGTCTCCGCGGTGATGACGTCGATGTCTCCGCGGTGATGACGTCGATGTCTCCATGGTGATGACGTCGATGTCTCCGCGGTGATGACGTCGATGTCTCCACGGTAGCTGAACAGGGTCGTCGGGCTGTTCTCATGGATACCAAaggatccaaccattaattcatacgttgttgtgcccctggcctgagaggagggaagttcaatatgtaactagatgtagtagactaatgttaactagctgtaactagatgtagtaggctaatgttaactagctgtaactagatgtagtaggctaatgttaactagctgtaACTAGaagtagaaggctaatgttaactagctggcctgagaggatggaagttcaatatgtaactagatgtagtaggctaatgttaactagctgtaactagatgtagtaggctaatgttaactagctggcctgagaggagggaagttcaatatgtaactagatgtagtaggctaatgttaactagctggcctgagaggagggaagttcaatatgtaactagatgtagaaggctaatgttaactagctggcctgagaggagggaagttcaatatgtaactagatgtagtaggctaatgttaactagctggcctgagaggagggaagttcaatatgtaactagatgtagaaggctaatgttaactagctgtaactagatgtagtaggctaatgttaactagctggcctgagaggagggaagttcaatatgtaactagatgtagtaggctaatgttaactagctgtaactagatgtagtaggctaatattaactagctggcctgagaggagggaagttcaatatgtaactagatgtagaaggctaatgttaactagctggcctgagaggagggaagttcaatatgtaactagatgtagtaggctaatgttaactagctggcctgagaggagggaagttcaatatgtaactagatgtagtaggctaatgttaactagctgccTGAAGGAGAAGTTCAATATGTAACTAGATGTAGTaactaatgttaactagctgccTAGGagggaagttcaatatgtaactagatgtagaaggctaatgttaactagctgtaactagatgtagaaggctaatgttaactagctgtaactagatgtagaaggctaatgttaactagctgtaactagatgtagtaggctaatgttaactagctggcctgagaggagggaagttcaacatgtaactagatgtagaaggctaatgttaactagctggcctgagaggagggaagttcaatatgtaactagatgtagtaggctaatgttaactagctgtaactagatgtagaaggctaatgttaactagctgtaACTAGCCGGATGTAGTAGACCATAGGATGTTAACTAGCTGGCAAACATTTGAGAGGTAGGGAAGTTAAAAGCTTGTATTGTAACTCATATTTAGCTTATATTGATTGGACTAAATGATAACTTTTAGCTGGCCTGAGAGGAGGGAAGTTCAATGATGTAACTAGATGTAGAATGGGCTAATGataactagctggcctgagaggagggaagttcaatatgtaactAGATGTAGTAGGCAAATATTAACTGAGCTGtaactagatgtagtaggctGTACCATTAACTAGTTTGTAACGGACAGATGTAGTAGAAACAAAATGTTAATTTAACTAACTAGCCGGCATCAGGCGCATATCGTTGACCAAGACACAGGAACTAACAGGTTGAGGGTGTCAAACATTTTAACCAGGTCAAGACACAGGAACAAATGAAAAGTCTTGACACAGGAACTAACAGTGAGGGTGTCATAGACTAACAGTGAGGGTTCAAGACACAGACAACATGAGGGTGTCAAGATGGAATTAACAGTGAGGGTGTCAGACATGTTTTTCCTACAGTGAGCGCGTCAAGACACAGGAACTAACACAGGTGTCAGACACAGGAACTAACACAGGGTGTCAGACACAGGAACTAACAGTGAGGGTGTCAAGACACAGGAACACAGTGAGGTTATATTGACATTGGAACTAAATGGTTCAAGACACAGGAACTAACAGTGAGTTCAAGTCAGGAACTGTGAGGGTTCAAGACACAGGAACTAACAGTGAGGGATTCAAGACATGATGTTGAAAATAGTGAGGGTGTCAAGACACAGGAACTAACAGGTGAAGAGGAAATGTGTCAAGCTGGAATAGTGAAGTGCAGTTCAcaggttttctttgagactgtcaAGACACAGGTACCAAGACACTGAGGGTTTCTTAATCAGGAACTAGTTGTTTTAGTGGTCCTAAAATGTCAAGAAACAGGACCTTTCTTGTCAAGACA is a window from the Oncorhynchus keta strain PuntledgeMale-10-30-2019 chromosome 35, Oket_V2, whole genome shotgun sequence genome containing:
- the LOC127916386 gene encoding zinc finger protein 64-like → MEIDRLTPSVTPDPILPPGERAESGRGEKTPPPSLLPKEDQDLFQRDLFSQDISVKMASALLYQLSEKVFKANELKENGSFSSPVAEKPFTHTPSTCPNQRDLTQPSPDKPQHVVSRYRCPVCSYQAQCQRSLNHHLASHTSKTHTTGFNYYYRCHVCGFELEGWSLFLGHMTEHSEWERDAFTLRCSVCDHSTSEERAMRAHASSHTLGEAASQDYLQTHLLGGHTPKDLPDGRDSPQSGELRCPLCSFSTSRPVSMVTHMRSSHSTTDQHRCRICQRSFSRQPELQAHVRCHRQGNQYRCERCGHLARTANKLIEHVRVHTGERPFTCDLCPYSAKRRDSLRLHCRLKHPEHTPSHGHTHTPLHGHTHTPSHGHTHTPSHGHTHTPSHGHTHTPSWFRGSDLFLVPLTTLLSLRPLSSPRPSSPSRSSSPSPKLSFLAYLGLTEPT